Below is a genomic region from Rana temporaria chromosome 3, aRanTem1.1, whole genome shotgun sequence.
tgcaaagtttgtaaacaaaatgaaacattgtaactaactaacattgtaactaaatttaaccacttaaagtccaacacttgtttcttaagttagaaagcaatattatttgctagaaaattacttggaactgccaaacattatatatattttagcagagactctagggaatacaatggctattgctgcaatatgttatgtcacactgcattttcccacttcaatgaataataaaaaccataaaaacaaaaccgtgaagttagcccattttttttttgtttttatgtgaaagatgatgttacgccgcaacaatcgtgagagaatcgtgatctatcttctaagcaaaaaaattgcaattctcattttagccagaattgtgcagctctgtaccctgcaacataaaaagtgcaaagaccaccatagagtcattttctagcaaaaaacaaatgatgatttttacatgtagtagagaagtgtcagaattggcctgggtggcaaggggttaattaccatgagtaatatacaaataattattataagcactgtgatcctatcagtctgctgtagtgtgtcagcttgtatttatattggccgctctgaatgtagcttctgacaggctgtgcaagcaggcccgtatctccggaaccataaatgatagccgtcccatattttaaccagttgtggggtagctcttcccatgcctacccccaaatgtggggtttctgtgacctctggtcatcgagctacaaccccccaaattcgatcttagaaaaaaaaatcttaaaaaaaaaaaaatttttttttttttttttttttttttgggcaaatgggcctatcttgagaaaggggcctggagctgcagctccatcagccccattgttaatccggccctggctgtCAGTACTACCCTGAAAACTAGGTATAAGGAGAATCGGGACAAATGTGTGATGGAGGGGCAGCAGGACGGTGAGGTGTCTGTACCCAGTGTGGTGTACAGGTCCTTAACTTGGCTGTGAATTGGTGCCAGGAAATGGACACAAGGCCTTTTAATGGTAAATGAACTGAATGGAGgtttactaaaactagtgcacacaatctggtgcagctgtgtatagtaaccaaCCAGCTTGCAAGTTGTCAAAGACTCAATTGAACATGTTTAGGTTAGAAGCTGgttatgcacagttgcaccagttttggtaaatcttccCCAATGTATTGGTATGGAtttgagtgtgtcatgtgacatgTGCTCAGACTTTGAGAGCGCATGACCtataaaatcaatgtttccctatgagagtcgtcttaactggtctgactttTGAAAAgtttcctgcactactttagtTTGACTTGGGTCAATTTCAGCCCATTGCATTTAATGGAAGTTGGATCaccatcttaaccacttacccccccggaccatattgctgcccaaagaccagagacctttttgcgattcgggactgcgtcgctttaacagacaattgcgcggtcgtgcgacgtggctcccaaacaaaattggcgtcctttttttccccacaaatagagctttcttttggtggtatttgatcacctctgcggttattttttgcgctataaacaaaaatatagcgacaattttgaaaattatttttttactttttgccataataaatatcccccaaaaatatataaaaaaacatttgttttcctcagtttaggccgatacgtattcttctatatatttttcgtaaaaaaaaaaacgcaataagtgtttggtttgcgcaaaagttatagcgtttacaaaatagggggtatttttatggcatttttagtaatatttttttttttactagtaatggcgacgatcagcgattttatttttttttttttttattttttttttgtactgcgacattatggcggacacttttgacacatttttgggaccattggcatttttatagcgatcagtgctataaaaatgcattggattactataaaaatgccactggcagtgaaggggttaacactagggggcggggaaggggttaagtatgcctgggtgtgttcttactgtggggggggggtgacctcactaggggaaacactgatcctctgttcatacattgtatgaacagaagatcagcatttcccccgctgacaggatcgagagctgtgtgtttacacacacagctcccagtccccgctctgtaacgagcgatcgcgcccgccgggcacacgcacggcagtcgggggcgcgcgcccctagtggcggctcaaagagccgccgtatagctacgggctctcgcccagcagagccgacctgccgctgtagaatgatggcggctggtcggcaagcagttaactgaTCCAACTTGTGACACGCAATGTGTTTAGAGGCAATGTAAAATTCATTGGAAAAAGGATGggagtattccccccccccaatccataccagaccctttatctgagtatgcagcctggcaggccagaaaaggagggggcccaatgtgaatgagtagggggtatAGAGTACACCTACTCATTTACTCCAAAAAAGTATACGTGTAGTGCCCCCCCTTAaagttagtggggcgttacgctaaagttagtggggaatgggagattttcagttgctcccattcactaattgttagtcTGTGCTGTTGCCAGTTCGGAACTGCCTCGttggtcagtctgtgtgtccaggcaTGCGttgccacccctgggcgacagttggcactataggggttctgacagaacagttctccccagcagccaatcagtttttttccccctctttgggtgtgtgtgtatatatatatgtgtgtgtatatatatatatatatatatatatatatatatatatatatatatatatatatatatatatatatatatatatatatatataaattaaataatataaaaaaaaaaaaaatttataaaaaaaaaaggggggttgccatctggggacctctaggccttttaaaataaataaatatatatatatatatatatatatatatatatatatatatatatatatatatatatatatatatatatatataataaaaaaatatatacatattttttttttttttttacaaaaaaaggggggttgtcatccgaggCCCTgcggatctccgggccccccgtacccttaaaaaaaagggggggttgccatccgggggctttcgggcccctggggacctccggacctctaaaaaaaaaaatataaatttttttttttttttataaaaaaaagcacaGTTGCCATATTTGACCCCGTGGGCCTACGGTTTCCTGGGGATCTCTGGACcgctaaaaaaagggggttgccatccgggcccctggggacctccgggccccttacaggtgtactgcctgtaccccctgatggcggccctggtcacaGCTgctgaggggctcccaccattcctgtgctgagttccaggTCTGATCAATGGTTGTGCCCAGGATGAGGGGCTCTGACAattcctgcactgagttcccaggtctgcacacctgttGTGCCCGTTATGAGGGgcttccaccattcctgtgccaAGTACCCAGGTATTCACAGCCACTCTTCCCATTTTGAAGGGCTCCCACCATTCAGGTCTGAGCGGTCTGGACACTTGTTGTGCCATTACAAGGGGTTCCCTCcactcctgtgctgagttcctgggtctgaaaacctgttgtgcccattataaggggctcCAACCATCCATGTGCAGAGTTTCTGGCTCTGCGGAGCTATGTTGTCCATTATCagaggctcccaccatccctgaactGACTTCCTAGGTCTACTGAGCTGCTgggtccattatgaggggctcccaccatccttgCATTGACTTCCCAGGTCTGCACGGCTGCTGATtcaattatgaggggctcccaccatccctgctgagATTTTGTATTATGGACAAAGTAACTGGAGGAGCTAGAACACACAAAGGTTAGCAGGGACAACCAACATTTCCAAGTGAACAGGAACAAAGTTGGAAACTATGGACTCTGATCTCACTGTTGGAGCGccgagaacataaaaaaaaaaacatgactaacTCAGCCCACCAGTCTCCACTGTGACTAAAATATCAGTTTTTGGTGGACTGACTTTTTGAGGTGACAATCAATAGGACCTTGCAGGAGAACAGGATCTAAGCAGATCCCAGAGATATAGGAGAGTTTACAAACCCAATCCTGCCAACAACATCGCTGGCTGAAAGTCACTAGGACTAGCAAATGATCACCAtttgcattaaacacgcccccaaaTATAAAAATGCGCCCTGAAATATATGGCCCCCTATGGTATAAGCTACACTGGTAGTCTTCAGTAGCATCTTGTAGCTTTCAATTGCACATGATTGAAACATTGATCAGTCATGTGAGATTATGCTAATGTATGTTGGTTGTATAGTGTACTCCATGGAGAGACATTTGTATCATCAGTTTTTTGATCACTTGCTACTCCTAGTGATTGATCCATAACAAATATAGTAATGGGACTAAGCTACTGAAATTCTCCTGTGTAGCTCCACTCCAATGAGGCGgctgtcagcaagtggttaactgtctCAGCATCAAGAGATCAATCATGTTTTTTTGAGGCAGCCATTTGGGTGTGGTGATGAATTGCCCCAGCTGGGGGTATTAGTGACTGGTGGGAGGGGTATAAAGGGAAGCTCTTTCTTCCTGCCTCATTGTGCTGTTGGTTTTGCAGGCAGGATGGGTCTAGGAGTGAGGAGCTGCTGTAGTTGGCTGTTGCTTTTGGCCCTGGTTTATGGACCAGGGTTTGGATGTAGTGGGGATGGAGCCTTGGTGAGACATAGGCGCCAATCAGACTGGTGGAGGAATAACCAACGAGTTGTACCTGGCCAGAGCCAGGGGTCTTCTAGAGGGGGTTCTGGAGGGACTTACTCAGGCACTAATGCAGTATATGGGTTTGGGGCTTCTAGAGGTGGGGCTCAGAGGGGTTCAACAGGTGGACGTGCTGGTGGGATGCTCCGCCAGCAGCCCCCGACTGTAATTTCATCTAgttcccccatcagtgtccagtGTGAAGAGGACCGCATGGTGGTCAGTGTCCTGATGGATTTTTATGGGAATGGAAAGCTAGTGAAATCTTCTGATCTGAGCCTGGGACCCCAAGGCTGCAAGCCGAACACCAAAAGTGCTGATGAAGTTATCTTCCAGATTAGTCTCCAGGACTGTGGCAACACTGTGCAGGTAACCCTACTcccccctactttttttttttttttattcaactttaTTGGTTTTAGTAAACGAAAccctggttgctatgggttattgCACTTTGCAGTGCCGTCTTAAGGACTGTGTAGCTGATATTCCATGTTAATATTCCATTGTTACTCTTCTGTGAGGGGGACCGGTGGGTGTGTATGCTGCTGACCTTGTTCACTTGTACAGATCTCCTCAATTActgctgccatcttggatgtgatgtccgCATACTCTGAGCCATTACTTGGTAGTTTGGAATCAACCTTTTACCTAGTAGCTACATGAAAAGTGGAGGAGCTGGGACAGTAGAGTAAATGGACCTCcccttttcctttatttattttccacttgTGATGGGGTCTTTAGAACCTGAAACCATTTTAAAGCGGACCTGTTGGGGTTCTCTAAATATGTAACTGATTGGCTGTTCTGAGTTGCTAGCCTGtgagtggggtttttttttttttcatccctctaGAAGCATGATGGTTGGGTGACTAGTCTTGGATATGGGACACATCCATGGTCTCCATTTCCACACCATGGATGTGCCCCTTGTCTAACTCATGAGTAGCACTGCAGTGTCTATAATCTGATTTTATCTACAGATGATGCAAGACTGGGTGATCTATGCTACCAACTTGACCTACAGCCCAACCTCCTCCATTCCAATCATCAGAACAAACCCAGCTGTGGTTCCCATAATGTGCTACTACTACCGGTGAGTCAACACTAGGATACGAGGCATCTTTGCTGGTAAATATCTTAAGGCAAAAACATTTAAACAGGTAACGGCACACATGTCCCAATTCAAGACAATCCCCTTCACATCCTGTTTTGACAAATAAAACTGAGAATCTCATCAATGACTTGCCACTGCAACAAGTGTGTCCATTGTGGTGATTGCCTCCTAGGCCTCTTTGACCACTCCAAAAATGTTTGGGGTTTCCCTTGGGTTCAGTCCTGTTGGTAACTAATCTGGTTATTGgggaaacagacagcaaaaaaaaaacctgatgggcCTTAAGCCTTCTAATCTATCAAATGGGTGGCCTATCCACTTATCAGGTATGGGGTCAATGCCCCTTACTAAACTGCTGCAGGCCCTCCACCACAGCGCAGAGGCTTGGCTAAGtctatctattttttttctgGTAGTATTGGCAACCCATTTGGTTATACCAGGCTACCTTGACCACTGCTGGTgtcatttttggacatttttcatATTCCaataatctccccccccccccccagcagtgccctgattacatgttttgttgtcccctgcaaggagatgctgattggctctcctcgccacagtcagtgtgaggcgagaagCGCTGATTACCTGCATTCTGTGTTTTACATGTGATCGGCTGCACTTCAACagtcgatcacatggttaaagagctacATAcacggctctttacagagatcagtgTCGTTCCATCTCCTAGCAAAACGGGATGATGTTGTATGTCAGTCCCAGAATGAGAGCCACAGGGTCGCACTGTCATTTGACAGTGTTTAAATGGTTAATATGGATCTCCTGAAATTAACATGATTTCCATTCTGGTTCATTACTGACACTCCTGTTCTCTGTATAGGCATGCCAATGTGAGCAGCAAAGCCATTGAGCCAACATGGGTTCCATTCAGCACCACAGTGTCCATAGAAGAGAGGCTGTCCTTCTCCTTGAGGCTAATGACTGGTGAGTTAAGCAAAGAAAATAATTGGGAGGGGGGAGTGTTGTCTGAACTTTACATGTAATCTCCTGTCTTGTCTATAGAGGACTGGAGTGGCCCTAGAAGTTCTCCCATCTATCGGCTTGGAGATATCCTCTACATAGAGGCCTCTGTGGACACTCAGAACCACGTTGGACTGATCCTGTATATTGACCGATGTGTGACCACCATATCTCCTGATCCCACCTCTTCTCCTAGTTATGGCCTCATTGAAGAAAATGGGTatgggttttttctggggggggggttgtgttgtcGCCATAATGACCTCACTCTTAACTGACCATTTTCTACAGCTGTCTAGTTGATGGAATGCAAGATGACTCCTCTTCAGCCTTCATCACCCCGAGGGTAGAGCCAGACAAGCTCCAGTTCACAGTGGATGCTTTCCGATTTCTAGGAAATGATgcctctctggtgaggacagttTGCATTGACTGATACAGATGGGTGCCTTGTAAGAACTGATAACCTAATTTAAATACTTCCCAATCCAGATCTACATAACCTGTTACCTGAGAGCTGCTGCAACCACCCAGGTCCCTGATGCCTTGACCAAGGCCTGTTCCTATAGCAAAGCCACACAAAGGTGAGATGGTAACCTGAAATGGTTGCTGCTTGTTCCATGGATTATTACACACATTTCTGTGGTACTGTACCTAGAACAATGTCTCTGAACCAATAACaaggtgggtttttgaaattaaTGGGGGAAATTGGCCAGCAATTGTACATATGGAGAAAAAACATCCATGGGTTAATGGTAATACCTCCTGCCAGCATATCCATATTGTACCATGCATCTGCTTTTTGGGATAAACACCTTGGTGTTTGCACTTCCCAACAAGAGGACTGGAGCTGcccctccatgcacactggatgtttttgttCTTCCAGGAGTGGGGCCGTATCAGCCGGTCCTCAGCAGGGTCACCCACACTGCCAACAAAGTCATCCTATCAGCAGGAGCTGCAGATCTGAATCATAAACGGCTCCTCACAAAGAACCAGGAGAAGGCGGGCATTGCCGCATAGTGTTGGAGTGGCGACTGCTGTCTAGCCATGGCCCCCACCAATACCGGTCTGTGTGGGAGACCCCTGCATTGGCTATCTCTTaaaacatgcagccatgtctgagcTTGGAAGTGGCAAATGCCCATTTGGACATAAACTGCCTTTATCTGTTCAGGTTGTAATTGCCTATGCACTTCTTCTTTCTGGATTGGGAAAGAGGGATGGTAAAGTGCAATATATGTAGGAAAGGGCAAACCTTCTGGGTGGGATGCTAAACCTATGCTTCTCTACTACTTTGTCTTGCCAATGCTTCAAGGCAACTGCAGAAGCTAATGTTTTGGGCAGACTTGTAATGTGGTCAATCAGAATTGGGCCTAGCATAAGGTGTCAAAAATCAGCATACTCGCAATCCACGCTTACTGGGCATCATGAGCCTCACCCACAGTATTGGGCATCTAGTGGCTCACTACTAAATCTATAATTTAAATTCTTAGTTTTGGTTGAAAAGCTCCTGCATGTGTTACTGGACCAGTTAAGATAGATATGTTTGCTACAACCTAGGCAAAATTGGTTGTGTAAGAAtgttgggacccccccccctactAAAGCACCATTAGACCGGTTTAATTTCAGTACAACCATTTCACCAGATGTGAAGTGTGGGGAGAGAAGAAATCTGCAGCAGGGATACAGATGGCAATACAAATCGGACAGAGTGCTAGTCTTCAAACTTTGATCAATAGTGTTTTATGGTCTGTGTTGGTTTTGTTTAGCAAATTCTCAGTGAGTGGTACATTTTTAAGCCTTGGACCACGGTAAAACAAAATTCCCATTAGTATAAAATCACACTAAATTCAGTtttctacatttaaaaaaaaaaatcattcagttCCTTTTAATTATGGTCATAAACGGAATCTATAATGGTGTCAATTAGCTGCCGCCCCccctattgcccccccccccccccccccttcaacccAGATTTTTTTATAAACCTGTCAGCTCAGTGGAAGTGAGTGTAGCAATTGGCCGATCTGCCAGTGAACTGCTGTGATGTGTATGCTGCTCCTAGTCCATCCACAGATGCCACGTGATCAAAACCTTGGAGATCACATGAGCACTGCTTGGTGGCCAATCTTCAGGGAAGTAGAGCATGCACGAGGCATGCCTAATAGGGCTTCAATTTGATCCAATTTACTAGTTATACTGCAGAACTCAGATCCAGGGATTGTGGGATATATAAAGCTTCTCAGAAAATATCAGGTCTCTCTGCTACAGTCAGAGGTCATGCATTAACCTGTATAGTGCCATGTCTTGAGTGTACGTTacaaggaatgggggggggggggctgtatttcCAACACATGAAACTACATGATCTATGCACTTGTGCAGATAAGgttaataatttttaataaaagcaTATATTTAGTACTTGTTGCTCTAACTCAAGTGCACTACTGCATCTCGTAGGCATTGGCTCCAAGAAGTTAACAAATACTACTCTACGGCATTGGTTCACTAGAACTTCAAGTATTGCTTCTAAATATAGACTTGTCTAATTGTCTTCTAGTTGGTCTGCAGTTGAGGGCCCCAGTAGTATCTGCCAGTGTTGTGGTACAGGCACCTGCAGCAACCCTACTGGTCTGGTTTCCGGAGGAAGGGGCAGATTTGGAAGACCAAGAGGCAAGAGGGACGTCTTGGATGGTGAGTTATTAACTGGCAGCTGCTAGATTCAATGTTATGAATGTAGGTGATCTCTAGATGTCTCCTAAAGGTGATCTTCACTTAGAACATTAACAGGTAATGGAGTAACTTTTGACATGACTTTCAAATTGTC
It encodes:
- the LOC120933593 gene encoding zona pellucida sperm-binding protein 3-like is translated as MGLGVRSCCSWLLLLALVYGPGFGCSGDGALVRHRRQSDWWRNNQRVVPGQSQGSSRGGSGGTYSGTNAVYGFGASRGGAQRGSTGGRAGGMLRQQPPTVISSSSPISVQCEEDRMVVSVLMDFYGNGKLVKSSDLSLGPQGCKPNTKSADEVIFQISLQDCGNTVQMMQDWVIYATNLTYSPTSSIPIIRTNPAVVPIMCYYYRHANVSSKAIEPTWVPFSTTVSIEERLSFSLRLMTEDWSGPRSSPIYRLGDILYIEASVDTQNHVGLILYIDRCVTTISPDPTSSPSYGLIEENGCLVDGMQDDSSSAFITPRVEPDKLQFTVDAFRFLGNDASLIYITCYLRAAATTQVPDALTKACSYSKATQSWSAVEGPSSICQCCGTGTCSNPTGLVSGGRGRFGRPRGKRDVLDEPHTEEGQTVTTLGPLLVIGPSQRDVAAAVTREESAPAELWVLVAVGCLSLLVVMVCAVFIGKSLKKPQYVLSVKK